In Trifolium pratense cultivar HEN17-A07 linkage group LG7, ARS_RC_1.1, whole genome shotgun sequence, a genomic segment contains:
- the LOC123896572 gene encoding glutathione S-transferase T3-like encodes MDPSQYHYQSYMNLLQNQPPPPAPSNTSHNPQYLSYPAPPNSNMLYRPPMGSSSGMDVPQYSTQIGPEPQLSAPIGLESISIDEEKKSTEKKPRVGFTQEEDTLLLQSWLNVSKDSVVGNDQKAEGFWLRITQRYNNYRDKLRPREMGQLKSRYHRLNGRIQQFSGCYKAAANLNKSGQSENDILIEAHRIYAQDAKMKFVEVQAWRLLKDEPKWKGSAIESCSKRSKVSSCGGYTSSNPGTPTASSNPGTPIDSSDYEQISPIARPMGQKAAKRKSVLKETSSSINVDLTTMENVATERNGIMLRIAEAREKEAIAREKEATARELEAKARAAEAKAREDETEAKWYEILFKDTSTMNERQLQDHEFYCNHIREKLGMK; translated from the coding sequence ATGGATCCATCTCAATATCATTACCAATCTTATATGAATCTTTTGCAAAatcaaccaccaccaccagcaccTAGTAACACTTCTCATAATCCTCAATATTTATCATATCCAGCACCACCAAATTCCAATATGTTGTATAGGCCTCCAATGGGTTCCAGCAGTGGTATGGACGTGCCACAATACTCCACTCAAATTGGTCCAGAACCACAACTCTCTGCTCCAATTGGTTTAGAAAGTATTTCGAtcgatgaagaaaaaaaatctaccGAGAAAAAGCCTCGTGTAGGATTTACACAAGAGGAAGACACACTTCTACTTCAATCATGGCTCAATGTCTCGAAGGACTCAGTTGTGGGAAACGACCAAAAAGCTGAAGGTTTTTGGTTAAGAATCACACAAAGGTACAACAATTACCGCGATAAACTTCGGCCGAGGGAAATGGGTCAACTAAAATCTCGATATCATCGGTTGAATGGTCGTATCCAACAATTTTCGGGTTGCTACAAAGCAGCTGCTAATCTAAATAAAAGTGGACAATCTGAGAATGATATTTTAATTGAGGCACATAGGATTTATGCACAAGatgcaaaaatgaaatttgttgAGGTGCAAGCATGGCGATTATTGAAAGATGAACCAAAATGGAAGGGATCCGCAATTGAAAGTTGTTCAAAAAGATCAAAGGTTTCTAGTTGTGGGGGATACACGTCATCTAATCCGGGAACACCAACCGCGTCATCTAATCCGGGAACACCAATTGATTCTTCAGACTATGAACAAATATCACCAATTGCCCGCCCAATGGGACAAAAGGCTGCAAAAAGGAAGAGCGTGTTAAAAGAAACTTCATCATCAATTAATGTTGATTTAACTACTATGGAAAATGTTGCAACAGAAAGAAATGGTATCATGTTAAGGATAGCTGAGGCAAGGGAGAAGGAAGCCATCGCAAGGGAGAAGGAAGCCACTGCAAGGGAATTAGAGGCAAAAGCAAGGGCGGCAGAAGCAAAGGCAAGGGAAGATGAGACTGAGGCAAAGTGGTATGAAATCCTATTCAAGGATACATCTACTATGAATGAAAGGCAACTTCAAGATCATGAATTTTATTGTAATCATATTAGGGAGAAGTTAGGAATGaaataa